A window of the Streptomyces sp. Ag109_O5-10 genome harbors these coding sequences:
- a CDS encoding response regulator transcription factor: MTDATRALRVLVADDNPVIRAGLTAVLSAADDLTVVAEAEDGRAAYEAALRHRPDVILLDVRMPGVDGIAALPHLARVAPVMMLTYSDETALVQEAVRLGAGGYLVHGEFTTQQLTEAVRDVGRGRPHFTPTATNALLAHVRGNATAHAGPETGAPRREFTHQHLSRLQPSMGQSSQSRFQLSGREAEIMDLIASGMNNQQIAAVCFISEKTVKNHINRIFAKLHTTTRAQATAKWLGVA, from the coding sequence ATGACCGACGCGACAAGAGCACTGCGCGTCCTGGTGGCCGACGACAACCCGGTGATCCGCGCGGGCCTGACGGCCGTCCTCTCGGCGGCGGACGACCTCACGGTGGTGGCGGAGGCCGAGGACGGCCGAGCGGCCTACGAGGCGGCCCTGCGGCACCGCCCCGACGTCATCCTCCTGGACGTCCGCATGCCCGGCGTGGACGGCATCGCGGCCCTGCCCCACCTGGCCCGCGTCGCCCCGGTCATGATGCTGACGTACAGCGACGAGACGGCCCTCGTGCAGGAGGCGGTCCGGCTGGGCGCCGGGGGCTACCTGGTCCACGGCGAGTTCACGACCCAGCAGCTGACCGAGGCGGTACGGGACGTGGGCCGGGGCCGCCCGCACTTCACACCGACGGCGACGAACGCATTGCTGGCACACGTCAGAGGGAACGCAACTGCACACGCCGGACCGGAAACAGGCGCTCCCCGTAGGGAATTTACCCACCAGCACCTTTCGCGATTGCAACCATCCATGGGACAGTCATCCCAGTCCCGGTTTCAACTGAGCGGCAGGGAGGCGGAGATCATGGACCTCATCGCGTCCGGCATGAACAACCAGCAGATCGCCGCCGTCTGCTTCATCAGCGAGAAGACGGTCAAGAACCACATCAACCGCATCTTCGCCAAACTCCACACCACCACCCGCGCCCAGGCGACGGCCAAGTGGCTGGGGGTGGCCTGA
- a CDS encoding DUF192 domain-containing protein, whose product MGRWRDGRGTLLVHGDGDEDGDPVAAVPLEIATSYRARTRGLLGRDGLDGAILLSPASGIHTFRMRMAIDVAYLDRRLNVVAVRTMPPGRLGRPRFRSRHVLEAEAGAMAGWGVRAGARVTVEVALSSPSAGT is encoded by the coding sequence GTGGGGCGCTGGCGGGACGGCCGGGGAACGTTGCTCGTGCACGGGGACGGGGACGAGGACGGGGACCCGGTGGCCGCCGTTCCCCTGGAGATCGCCACGTCGTATCGCGCCCGCACCAGAGGACTGTTGGGGCGCGACGGCCTGGACGGCGCGATCCTGCTCTCGCCCGCCAGCGGGATCCACACCTTCCGGATGCGGATGGCGATCGACGTCGCCTACCTGGACCGCCGGCTGAACGTCGTCGCCGTGCGGACGATGCCGCCGGGCCGGCTCGGCCGGCCTCGCTTCCGCTCCCGGCATGTGCTGGAGGCGGAGGCGGGGGCCATGGCCGGGTGGGGGGTGCGGGCGGGCGCGCGGGTGACGGTCGAGGTGGCGCTCAGCTCTCCGTCCGCGGGAACGTGA
- a CDS encoding DUF5936 domain-containing protein: MALLLALLVALAVYGAFAGVRMYRADAKLPSDLAIALEVGATRTGAANSLIDRMGMRYAPAVLRLMGPRQVAKYRRRIDLAGNPGGLTIDRYAARRAVYGALGGTGFLVFLLRGQWLVAVLLLLFGAFWTEVGIWSAIRLRKDVIERTLPDFLDVLAVVVGAGLGFRQALDRVATHYEGPWADELRITLRQMDLGMSRRQAFAELRRRNDSEQVAMFVTALQQGEELGAPIVDTLVALAKDMRRTDAQNARRKAARAVPRATLMITTFMVPATMLLLVAGLLLGSGVDFGSVTGK; this comes from the coding sequence ATGGCACTCCTCCTGGCCCTCCTCGTGGCCCTCGCCGTCTACGGCGCCTTCGCGGGCGTCCGCATGTACCGTGCGGACGCCAAGCTCCCCTCCGACCTGGCCATCGCCCTGGAGGTGGGCGCCACCCGCACCGGCGCCGCCAACTCCCTCATCGACCGCATGGGCATGCGGTACGCGCCCGCCGTGCTGCGCCTGATGGGCCCGCGCCAGGTGGCCAAGTACCGCCGCAGGATCGACCTGGCGGGCAACCCCGGCGGCCTGACCATCGACCGCTACGCGGCCCGCCGCGCCGTCTACGGCGCCCTGGGCGGCACCGGCTTCCTGGTCTTCCTCCTCCGCGGCCAGTGGCTGGTGGCGGTCCTGCTCCTCCTCTTCGGCGCGTTCTGGACGGAGGTCGGCATCTGGTCGGCGATCCGCCTGCGCAAGGACGTCATCGAACGCACCCTCCCGGACTTCCTCGACGTCCTCGCCGTGGTGGTCGGCGCCGGCCTCGGCTTCCGGCAGGCCCTGGACCGGGTGGCCACGCACTACGAGGGCCCCTGGGCCGACGAACTGCGCATCACCCTCCGCCAGATGGACCTCGGCATGAGCCGCCGCCAGGCCTTCGCGGAACTGCGCCGGCGCAACGACTCCGAACAGGTGGCGATGTTCGTGACCGCACTCCAGCAGGGCGAGGAACTGGGCGCGCCGATCGTCGACACCCTGGTCGCGCTGGCCAAGGACATGCGCCGCACCGACGCCCAGAACGCCCGCCGCAAGGCGGCCCGCGCGGTACCGAGGGCCACCCTCATGATCACCACGTTCATGGTCCCGGCGACGATGCTGCTCCTGGTCGCGGGTCTGCTGCTCGGCTCCGGGGTCGACTTCGGTTCGGTCACGGGTAAGTAG
- a CDS encoding OmpA family protein: MTTPRLPLTLGAAALLLATNLCGATAARADGGDPSTPPGTEPSASAPVKIDPTDPDLKLPEGATLAEPKVLDIKSVVEDQSGDERREDTNADVTFALQAEVLFSKDSAKLSEAAKARIGAIADEIRKQNPTQVRVFGFTDNLGTSAHGDVLSRQRANAVQSVLDQDLNDPNITFDVRGYGEQYPIADNSTEEGRKKNRRVEVTFPRTES; encoded by the coding sequence GTGACCACTCCACGCCTCCCCCTGACGCTGGGCGCCGCGGCGCTCCTGCTCGCCACGAATCTCTGCGGCGCGACGGCCGCCCGCGCCGACGGCGGCGACCCGAGCACCCCGCCGGGCACGGAACCCTCCGCTTCCGCCCCCGTGAAGATCGACCCGACCGATCCCGACCTGAAGCTCCCCGAGGGCGCCACCCTGGCCGAGCCCAAGGTCCTGGACATCAAGTCGGTCGTGGAGGACCAGAGCGGTGACGAACGGCGCGAGGACACCAACGCGGACGTGACGTTCGCCCTCCAGGCCGAGGTGCTGTTCAGCAAGGACAGCGCGAAGCTGAGCGAGGCGGCGAAGGCGCGGATCGGGGCGATCGCGGACGAGATCAGGAAGCAGAACCCGACCCAGGTCCGGGTCTTCGGCTTCACCGACAACCTGGGCACCTCGGCCCACGGAGACGTCCTCTCCCGCCAGCGCGCCAACGCCGTACAGAGCGTCCTCGACCAGGACCTGAACGACCCGAACATCACCTTCGACGTCCGCGGCTACGGCGAGCAGTATCCGATCGCCGACAACTCGACCGAGGAGGGGCGGAAGAAGAACCGCCGGGTGGAGGTCACGTTCCCGCGGACGGAGAGCTGA
- a CDS encoding type II secretion system F family protein yields MSLHDLVTLTTGITLLACLLAVVGLHTYASGRAQRAALVDRLSYTGQAPLTGRRRRFRNLDRRLRGTSLGRRLELRLAATGLDVTPGEFLVYLLAAVVALWLVGQAALAPFFGPIAGLLGVFAAVQFLNWQRQKRIERFIGQLPELARILANATHAGLALRTAIGMAAEELEAPAGEELGKVADQLAIGHSMDDALGELADRLPSRELVVLVTTLVLSNRAGGQVVSALRNLTETLEERKETRREIRTQLSQVTMTSYAVPVLGVGALFLMNGVKDGTLARMTGTGLGQAAVVVAFGLYVIGFVLIRRLSRIDV; encoded by the coding sequence ATGTCCCTCCACGACCTCGTCACCCTCACCACCGGCATCACCCTGCTGGCCTGCCTGCTGGCCGTGGTGGGCCTGCACACCTACGCCTCCGGGCGGGCCCAGCGCGCCGCCCTGGTGGACCGTCTCTCCTACACCGGCCAGGCCCCGCTCACCGGCCGCCGGCGCCGGTTCCGCAACCTGGACCGCCGCCTGCGCGGCACGTCACTCGGCCGCCGCCTGGAACTCCGGCTGGCGGCGACGGGCCTGGACGTGACGCCCGGCGAGTTCCTCGTCTACCTGCTCGCCGCCGTCGTGGCCCTCTGGCTCGTCGGCCAGGCCGCCCTCGCCCCCTTCTTCGGCCCGATCGCCGGCCTGCTCGGCGTCTTCGCCGCCGTCCAGTTCCTCAACTGGCAACGGCAGAAGCGCATCGAGCGGTTCATCGGCCAGCTCCCCGAACTGGCCCGCATCCTGGCCAACGCCACCCACGCCGGTCTCGCCCTGCGCACCGCGATCGGCATGGCCGCGGAGGAGCTGGAGGCCCCGGCCGGCGAGGAACTCGGCAAGGTCGCCGACCAGCTGGCGATCGGGCATTCCATGGACGACGCGCTCGGCGAGCTGGCCGACCGGCTCCCCTCCCGCGAACTGGTCGTCCTCGTCACCACGCTGGTCCTCTCCAACCGGGCCGGCGGCCAGGTCGTCTCCGCGCTGCGCAACCTCACCGAGACCCTGGAGGAGCGCAAGGAGACCCGCCGCGAGATCCGCACCCAGCTCTCCCAGGTCACGATGACGTCGTACGCCGTCCCGGTCCTCGGCGTCGGCGCCCTGTTCCTGATGAACGGGGTCAAGGACGGCACCCTGGCACGCATGACGGGCACCGGCCTCGGCCAGGCGGCCGTGGTCGTCGCCTTCGGGCTGTACGTCATCGGGTTCGTCCTCATCCGCCGCCTGAGCCGCATCGACGTCTAG
- a CDS encoding pilus assembly protein TadG-related protein: MRVRRYGDSGQAFPIYITVVGGLLFLALAYLAVGQAAVNRNGAQTAADAAALAAAMNTRDELADLWVQDVRDPTKWLDIFQGHVDVADSCWRADQLAAQNDATARCASDPPLAYEVDAVPNKTVGDSVVPGTENLKSTGHARAVIDSLCTFSPAGDDGALPELTCKGGRIWRLDPADLSDLPGPEDLFDVHLAD; encoded by the coding sequence ATACGTGTTCGTCGTTACGGCGACTCGGGGCAGGCCTTCCCTATCTACATCACGGTAGTGGGAGGCCTGCTCTTTCTCGCGCTCGCGTACCTGGCGGTGGGGCAGGCCGCAGTGAATCGTAACGGGGCACAGACCGCAGCCGACGCGGCGGCTCTCGCCGCGGCCATGAACACTCGAGACGAGCTCGCGGACCTGTGGGTGCAGGACGTGCGTGACCCGACCAAGTGGCTGGACATTTTCCAGGGCCACGTGGACGTCGCGGACTCCTGCTGGCGTGCCGACCAACTCGCGGCCCAGAACGACGCGACGGCACGTTGCGCGTCGGACCCGCCGTTGGCTTACGAGGTCGATGCCGTGCCGAACAAGACCGTGGGCGACTCGGTCGTGCCCGGCACCGAGAACCTGAAGTCGACGGGGCACGCCAGGGCCGTGATCGATTCGCTCTGCACATTCTCACCTGCCGGTGATGACGGCGCCCTGCCCGAGCTCACCTGCAAGGGCGGGCGGATCTGGAGGCTGGACCCCGCCGATCTCTCCGATCTCCCGGGACCCGAGGACCTCTTCGACGTCCACCTGGCCGACTGA
- a CDS encoding sensor histidine kinase, which yields MDGVAVGVGGDGVAVGVGGDGETAGVGGDGETAGVGVDGVAVGVAGDGAKVEVRALQALCRQVFGLRLAMIAVATPAALLNASPGLGARLVGSAVVVTFMVSYVLFRDWQRFGPLLLRHPTLLAADTLFGSLLLISAGPDTTLAYVSVCTPLLAGLLYSWRGAAVFACLQSLILLVAQEALRHHSAPAESLLLPGLCVITGAMGSTLRNLMLRFGAATEALTETRARLAAAEATSAERARLAREMHDSVTKTLYGVALVADGLASSAAVPPDRLDPALIREQADLLARAARRAAAESRELLTDLRGGPEADVLSQLESLTTGFTARTALPARYDGPAAPVPLPPPTARQLLGIAAEALENAHRHAHATRVDVRATTTPTHLVVTIHDDGRGLPADTSLDGLRRTGHFGLLGMTERAAAVGARIQLTTGKGTEVRVEVPLP from the coding sequence GTGGACGGCGTGGCCGTCGGTGTGGGTGGGGACGGCGTGGCCGTCGGTGTGGGTGGGGACGGCGAGACCGCCGGTGTGGGTGGGGACGGCGAGACCGCCGGTGTGGGCGTGGACGGCGTGGCCGTCGGTGTGGCCGGGGACGGCGCGAAGGTGGAGGTCCGTGCCCTCCAGGCGCTGTGCCGCCAGGTCTTCGGCCTCCGCCTGGCGATGATCGCCGTGGCGACCCCCGCCGCCCTCCTCAACGCCAGCCCCGGCCTGGGCGCCCGCCTGGTCGGCTCGGCCGTGGTCGTCACGTTCATGGTCTCCTACGTCCTCTTCCGGGACTGGCAGCGCTTCGGCCCCCTCCTCCTGCGCCACCCCACCCTCCTGGCCGCCGACACCCTCTTCGGCTCGCTCCTCCTGATCTCGGCGGGTCCCGACACCACCCTCGCGTACGTCAGTGTCTGCACCCCCCTGCTCGCCGGCCTCCTCTACAGCTGGCGCGGAGCGGCGGTCTTCGCCTGCCTCCAGTCGCTGATCCTCCTGGTGGCCCAGGAAGCGCTGCGGCACCACTCCGCACCGGCCGAGTCCCTCCTCCTCCCCGGCCTCTGCGTCATCACCGGTGCGATGGGCTCGACCCTGCGCAACCTGATGCTCCGCTTCGGCGCCGCCACCGAGGCCCTGACCGAGACCCGGGCCCGCCTGGCCGCGGCGGAGGCGACGAGTGCGGAACGCGCCCGGCTGGCCCGCGAGATGCACGACTCGGTGACCAAGACGCTCTACGGCGTGGCGCTGGTCGCCGACGGCCTCGCGTCGTCGGCCGCCGTCCCCCCGGACCGCCTGGACCCGGCCCTGATCAGGGAGCAGGCGGACCTGCTGGCCAGGGCGGCCCGCCGGGCGGCGGCGGAGTCACGCGAACTCCTGACGGACCTGCGCGGCGGCCCAGAGGCCGACGTACTGTCCCAACTGGAGTCACTGACCACCGGCTTCACCGCGCGTACGGCCCTTCCCGCCCGGTACGACGGCCCCGCCGCCCCGGTCCCGCTCCCGCCCCCCACCGCCCGCCAGCTGCTGGGCATCGCGGCCGAAGCCCTGGAGAACGCGCACCGCCACGCACACGCGACGAGAGTCGACGTACGGGCCACCACCACCCCCACCCACCTGGTGGTGACGATCCACGACGACGGCCGGGGCCTGCCCGCCGACACGTCCCTCGATGGCCTGCGCCGCACCGGCCACTTCGGCCTGCTCGGCATGACGGAACGGGCGGCGGCGGTGGGCGCCCGCATCCAACTGACCACCGGCAAGGGCACGGAGGTCCGAGTGGAGGTGCCACTGCCATGA